The following proteins are co-located in the Equus caballus isolate H_3958 breed thoroughbred chromosome 15, TB-T2T, whole genome shotgun sequence genome:
- the EIF2B4 gene encoding translation initiation factor eIF2B subunit delta isoform X8 produces MVRLGLQYSQGLISGSNARCIALLRALQQVIQDYTTPPNEELSRDLVNKLKPYFSFLTQCRPLSASMYNAIKFLNKEITSVSGSEREEEAKSQLRAAIDRYVQEKIVLASQAISRFAYKKISNGDVILVYGCSSLVSRILQEAWTKGRRFRVVVVDSRPRLEGRHTLRSLVRAGVPASYLLIPAASYVLPEVSKVLLGAHALLANGSVMSRVGTAQLALVARAHNVPVLVCCETYKFCERVQTDAFVSNELDDPDDLLCERGERVALANWQNHSSLRLLNLVYDVTPPELVDLVITELGMIPCSSVPVVLRVKSSDQ; encoded by the exons ATGGTGCGACTCGGCCTGCAGTACTCCCAGGGCCTGATCAGTGGCTCCAATGCCCGGTGTATTGCCCTGCTTCGTGCCTTGCAGCAG GTGATTCAGGATTACACAACACCTCCCAATGAAGAACTCTCAAGAGACCTAGTGAATAAACTAAAGCCCTACTTCAG TTTCCTGACCCAGTGCCGTCCCCTGTCAGCAAGCATGTACAATGCTATCAAGTTCCTTAACAAGGAGATCACCAGTGTGAGCGGCTCCGAGCGGGAAGAGGAG GCCAAGTCACAACTTCGAGCAGCCATTGATCGGTATGTGCAAGAGAAGATTGTGCTTGCATCTCAGGCAATTTCACGCTTTGCTTATAAGAAGATCAGTAATGGAGATGTGATCCTGGTATATGGATG CTCATCTCTGGTATCACGAATTCTTCAGGAGGCTTGGACTAAGGGCCGGCGGTTTCGGGTGGTAGTGGTGGATAGCCGGCCACGGCTGGAGGGAAGACACACGCTACGTTCTCTGGTCCGTGCTGGGGTCCCTGCCTCCTACCTGCTGATTCCTGCAGCCTCCTATGTGCTCCCAGAG GTTTCTAAGGTGCTATTGGGAGCTCACGCACTCCTGGCCAACGGGTCTGTGATGTCACGGGTAGGGACGGCACAGCTAGCTCTGGTGGCACGAGCCCATAATGTGCCAGTGCTGGTCTGCTGTGAGACATACAAGTTCTGTGAGCGTGTGCAGACTGATGCCTTTGTCTCTAATGAGCTAG ATGACCCTGACGATCTGCTGTGTGAGCGAGGAGAACGTGTGGCCCTGGCTAACTGGCAGAACCACTCGTCCCTACGGTTGTTGAATCTGGTCTATGATGTGACTCCCCCAGAGCTTGTGGATCTGGTGATCACAGAGCTGGGAATGATCCCTTGCAGTTCTGTACCTGTTGTCCTTCGAGTCAAGAGTAGTGACCAGTGA